From Woronichinia naegeliana WA131, the proteins below share one genomic window:
- a CDS encoding transposase, whose protein sequence is MLEWWTKNFASCELGDERLNNRAFSIGKKLSEGFGKALSEVFKGGNELKRAYEFLGIRKQTLSR, encoded by the coding sequence ATGTTGGAATGGTGGACAAAAAACTTTGCCAGTTGTGAATTGGGAGACGAGAGGCTAAACAATCGTGCCTTCTCGATTGGGAAAAAGTTAAGTGAGGGGTTTGGAAAAGCCTTATCAGAAGTGTTTAAGGGAGGAAACGAGTTAAAGAGGGCCTATGAATTTTTGGGAATCCGAAAACAGACTTTGTCAAGATAA
- a CDS encoding IS1 family transposase: MSILKKSSMEILNDVGLCQEKEDALFKKNCPHYYSEKVKIHSYYQTKGNGERKMFICQECSSCFAETYGSVIAGLETPLSEIVKVLKARMEGIGLNAAVRVFGYAKTTILNWEKKLSGLQETLFLYALVNEFVKLVIEGDELYTKVGKNKEASASEGWTIVLMDRASRFIWHLKCGKKEQKLFLEAMMTVAELFERSAESLQLFTDGEKRYSQLLFNICHEVLKTGKRGRPTKVLPKGLVVRLKNKSSKRRDSEGKLKKVETPKPEHQETTEKPEEKDVHANHVEAFNSAIRRYLAAFRRRTNTYAKSVVGLQRVLDIFWMVHNFVRSHFTTREVPAVALGIIEKGLTWEDLLQIRLIS, from the coding sequence ATGTCAATATTAAAGAAAAGCTCTATGGAAATCCTGAATGATGTTGGCTTGTGCCAAGAGAAAGAGGATGCCTTATTCAAGAAAAACTGTCCTCATTACTATAGTGAAAAAGTAAAAATACATTCTTATTATCAAACGAAAGGTAACGGGGAACGTAAAATGTTCATTTGTCAAGAATGTAGTTCTTGTTTTGCTGAGACTTATGGTAGCGTAATCGCTGGCTTAGAAACCCCATTAAGTGAAATTGTAAAAGTATTAAAAGCCAGAATGGAAGGAATAGGATTAAATGCCGCAGTCCGAGTATTCGGCTACGCAAAAACAACAATATTGAATTGGGAAAAGAAATTATCAGGATTACAAGAGACATTATTTTTATACGCCTTAGTGAATGAATTTGTTAAACTAGTAATAGAAGGGGATGAACTATACACAAAAGTTGGAAAAAATAAAGAAGCAAGTGCCTCTGAGGGGTGGACAATCGTGCTCATGGACAGGGCTAGCCGCTTTATTTGGCATTTAAAATGTGGTAAAAAAGAGCAGAAATTATTTCTAGAAGCAATGATGACGGTAGCGGAATTATTTGAAAGGAGTGCAGAATCTCTCCAGTTATTTACAGATGGAGAAAAGCGATATAGTCAACTGCTATTTAATATTTGTCACGAAGTATTGAAGACTGGAAAGCGAGGTCGTCCCACCAAAGTATTACCGAAGGGTCTTGTGGTAAGACTAAAAAATAAGAGTAGTAAACGTCGAGATTCTGAGGGTAAACTAAAGAAAGTAGAAACTCCGAAACCAGAACATCAAGAGACAACAGAAAAACCAGAAGAAAAGGACGTCCATGCCAACCACGTTGAGGCATTTAATAGTGCTATCCGACGCTATTTAGCCGCCTTTCGTCGTCGTACAAATACTTATGCTAAATCTGTTGTGGGATTACAGCGAGTCCTAGATATTTTCTGGATGGTTCATAACTTTGTTCGCAGCCATTTTACGACTAGAGAAGTTCCTGCTGTAGCTCTCGGTATAATTGAAAAAGGGTTAACTTGGGAGGACTTACTCCAAATTCGCCTGATTTCTTGA
- a CDS encoding ISL3 family transposase, producing the protein MWINLDELLGLPKVTVVNYREIDGALFLKLKMKNEVMECPNCHKELEDINQIEYNLVRDLSLLGKKVYLEVPRRQFHCEKCQKYITERLDFMRLRKHYTIRYEEKIYEQVKKKNVEEVRQEEEISWGTLESIFEEYAKQAEKKEWELPEKISLDEFSNRKGKKDFITTVIDINKKELLEVIKGHKKEEIIEALKVQPARVRENVKEVSVDMWEGFTSAIKELFVNAKIVYDRFHVMKNINEELNKLRKKMNIHKKGLTYLLWKNKEELKEEKREELEEILKMYPCLGIAYEMKEEIRDIYEHSRTTNGARRKFEKWMRTASLFYKKSVGMLKTHLTGICNYFENHTTNGLTEGMNTKIKLIKRKSYGFANFEHLRLKLLACFNS; encoded by the coding sequence ATGTGGATAAACTTGGATGAGCTACTAGGTTTGCCAAAGGTAACAGTCGTAAACTATCGAGAAATAGATGGTGCTTTGTTCTTAAAATTAAAAATGAAAAACGAAGTAATGGAATGTCCAAATTGTCATAAAGAATTGGAAGATATAAATCAAATAGAATATAATTTGGTTCGGGATTTATCCCTATTGGGAAAGAAAGTATATCTGGAAGTGCCCCGCCGCCAGTTCCATTGTGAAAAATGTCAGAAATACATAACAGAAAGACTGGACTTTATGCGGCTAAGAAAACATTATACAATTCGTTATGAAGAAAAGATTTATGAGCAAGTAAAAAAGAAAAATGTAGAAGAGGTAAGGCAAGAAGAAGAAATAAGTTGGGGAACATTGGAATCAATATTTGAAGAGTATGCAAAGCAGGCAGAAAAGAAGGAATGGGAATTACCAGAAAAGATAAGTTTAGACGAATTTAGTAATAGAAAAGGAAAAAAAGACTTTATTACAACAGTGATAGATATAAATAAAAAGGAATTGTTAGAAGTAATAAAAGGACACAAAAAAGAAGAGATAATAGAAGCCCTAAAAGTGCAGCCAGCAAGGGTTAGAGAGAATGTAAAGGAAGTAAGTGTGGATATGTGGGAGGGATTTACGTCAGCAATAAAGGAGTTATTTGTAAATGCTAAAATCGTCTATGATAGATTTCATGTAATGAAAAATATAAATGAAGAATTGAATAAATTGAGAAAGAAAATGAATATCCATAAAAAGGGTTTAACATACCTATTATGGAAAAATAAAGAAGAGTTAAAAGAAGAAAAAAGAGAAGAGTTAGAAGAGATATTGAAAATGTATCCTTGTTTAGGAATAGCGTATGAAATGAAGGAAGAGATTAGAGATATTTATGAGCATTCAAGAACGACAAATGGTGCAAGGAGAAAATTTGAAAAATGGATGAGAACAGCGAGCCTATTCTATAAAAAAAGTGTGGGTATGCTGAAAACTCATTTGACAGGCATATGCAATTATTTTGAAAACCATACAACTAATGGATTAACGGAAGGGATGAATACAAAAATTAAATTAATAAAAAGGAAAAGTTATGGATTTGCTAATTTTGAGCATCTACGGCTTAAATTGTTAGCTTGCTTTAACTCTTAA
- a CDS encoding ISNCY family transposase: protein MSTDFAERKMEVNDLSFDGIVHCLNEVIGKIDDPRSVSNATKYSLREAILGAFAAFFMQNESFLEYQRQLNSRCGRDNAQSLFGLEKIPTVEQIRNIVDGVAASSLFPLFGLIYQALRSMGFLKAYEILRGNLLVAMDGTNYYSSEKVNCPCCSTKTSKQGKVTYFHQALLPVIVSPDHESVFSLPPEFITPQDGSEKQDCEQNAAKRWISNHASLFAGQKITLLGDDLYSRQPTCQHCLDHDFNFIFVCLPTSHPTLYEWLNYLEANGEVKTTQHRRWNGKYFEIWHCRYLNQIPLRDQQPALLVNWCELKIHRESDAQLLYHNSWITNHFLTPHIVLDVCRAGRTRWRTENENHNILKNRGYHLEHNFGHGKQHLASVLLTLNLLAFLLHTVLGLVDERYQRIRVQRGTRKGFFQDILSLTKYLFFESWHHLLDFMLDDSVSLAVSNSS, encoded by the coding sequence GTGTCTACTGATTTTGCAGAGAGAAAGATGGAAGTAAACGACCTAAGTTTTGACGGAATCGTTCACTGTTTAAACGAGGTCATTGGGAAGATAGATGACCCCCGTTCGGTTAGTAATGCAACGAAATATAGTCTAAGAGAGGCGATACTGGGGGCATTTGCCGCCTTTTTTATGCAAAATGAGTCATTTTTAGAGTACCAACGTCAGCTTAACAGCCGTTGTGGGCGAGATAATGCTCAGAGCTTGTTTGGACTAGAAAAAATACCAACAGTAGAACAGATTCGCAACATTGTGGATGGGGTAGCAGCGAGTAGTCTATTCCCTTTGTTTGGGTTAATTTACCAAGCATTGAGGAGCATGGGATTCTTGAAAGCCTATGAAATATTGAGGGGAAATCTTCTAGTAGCAATGGATGGGACAAATTACTACAGTTCGGAAAAAGTAAATTGTCCATGCTGTTCAACCAAAACGTCAAAACAGGGAAAAGTCACCTACTTCCATCAGGCATTATTGCCCGTGATTGTTTCCCCAGACCATGAATCAGTTTTTTCCTTACCCCCTGAATTTATCACCCCTCAAGACGGTTCTGAAAAGCAAGATTGTGAGCAAAATGCGGCGAAACGTTGGATAAGTAACCATGCTAGTTTGTTTGCGGGACAGAAGATAACTCTGCTAGGGGATGACTTGTACAGTCGTCAGCCCACTTGTCAGCACTGTCTCGACCACGATTTCAACTTTATCTTCGTCTGTTTACCGACTTCTCATCCCACACTCTATGAATGGTTAAACTATTTAGAAGCTAATGGAGAAGTCAAAACCACTCAACACCGACGTTGGAATGGGAAGTATTTCGAGATTTGGCACTGCCGTTATCTCAATCAGATTCCCCTGCGAGACCAACAGCCTGCTTTGTTGGTTAACTGGTGTGAGCTAAAAATCCACCGCGAATCCGATGCTCAACTTCTTTATCACAATAGTTGGATTACCAATCATTTTCTCACCCCTCACATCGTTCTTGATGTCTGTCGTGCTGGACGGACTCGTTGGCGTACTGAGAACGAGAATCACAATATTCTCAAAAATCGAGGCTATCACTTAGAGCATAATTTTGGGCATGGTAAACAACACCTCGCCTCTGTTTTGCTTACCCTGAATTTGCTGGCTTTTCTCTTGCACACGGTTTTAGGTTTGGTTGATGAACGTTACCAGAGAATTCGCGTCCAACGCGGCACTCGTAAGGGATTCTTTCAAGATATTCTCTCTTTGACCAAATATCTGTTCTTTGAAAGCTGGCATCATCTTTTAGATTTTATGCTTGATGACTCAGTTTCTCTCGCTGTCTCGAATTCTTCCTAG
- a CDS encoding DUF4277 domain-containing protein — translation MANLVAHPSLSTYSTSYCGITIIHFPHSWGKSREFFKGKALEHLLGEGIKAEDLNDDKLGRSLDKVFGVGVKNRFTKIVLKAAAIFGIEQKSKHLDSTSMSVQGKYKERIEDEEDEQTKAIKIKFGYSRDKRPDLKQFMLNRAC, via the coding sequence TTGGCAAACCTAGTAGCTCATCCAAGTTTATCCACATACTCCACCTCCTACTGTGGTATTACTATTATACACTTTCCACACAGTTGGGGGAAGAGCCGTGAGTTTTTTAAAGGAAAAGCATTAGAACACCTATTAGGAGAAGGAATAAAAGCAGAAGATTTAAATGATGACAAGCTAGGAAGGTCATTGGATAAGGTATTTGGAGTGGGGGTAAAAAACCGGTTCACGAAAATAGTCCTAAAAGCGGCAGCAATCTTTGGAATAGAACAAAAGTCAAAGCATTTAGACTCAACCTCAATGTCTGTACAAGGGAAGTATAAGGAAAGGATAGAAGATGAGGAAGACGAGCAGACAAAAGCCATAAAAATAAAATTTGGTTATTCCAGAGATAAACGACCAGACCTAAAACAGTTTATGTTAAATAGGGCTTGCTGA
- a CDS encoding IS4 family transposase gives MTTAAVEEYKIMLSVGDTTFLDYRNIKEKREGYGPTGKGGNGLILHSALAIEPEKGQVLGLLWQKLWNREVKEKPPTDETAKQKKERQKEQRKAARQRPFEEKESYKWVEALNTCEKQVESSTRVIHVFDREGDVSEVFDSVRQLKHTGVLVRASHNRSLDKNSERLWQHLESEPIRFHQEIEIPSTGKRKARKVKLAVRFCSVNLRTPYRFDNRDPLNVYAVYATEIDCPEGETPLSWMLLTTEVVETIEMAVTILRWYTYRWRVEEFHKVLKSGCQSERYRLASDGMKTLLGFLSVIAVELLHVTYLHRTQPDALAIEILNPLQLQVLKAAASQKLPPILTVAWAVESVAFLGGYLEHRRKTPLGIQVLWRGWLKLHDLCQGWQLAIRT, from the coding sequence ATGACAACTGCCGCCGTAGAAGAATATAAGATAATGCTATCAGTCGGAGATACGACCTTCTTAGATTATCGCAATATCAAGGAAAAAAGGGAAGGGTATGGGCCGACTGGAAAAGGAGGGAATGGATTAATACTGCATAGTGCTTTAGCAATTGAGCCAGAAAAAGGACAAGTATTAGGTTTATTATGGCAAAAACTGTGGAATAGGGAGGTAAAAGAAAAGCCCCCAACAGATGAAACGGCGAAGCAGAAAAAAGAAAGACAGAAAGAACAAAGAAAAGCAGCTCGTCAAAGACCATTTGAGGAAAAAGAATCCTACAAATGGGTAGAGGCTCTAAACACCTGTGAGAAACAGGTAGAAAGTTCAACGAGGGTAATTCATGTATTTGACAGAGAAGGAGATGTTTCAGAAGTCTTTGACTCAGTGCGTCAACTCAAGCATACAGGAGTGCTGGTCAGAGCGTCTCATAATCGTAGTTTAGACAAAAATAGTGAACGACTTTGGCAACATTTGGAATCAGAACCGATTCGTTTTCATCAAGAAATCGAGATTCCGAGTACAGGAAAAAGAAAAGCACGGAAGGTTAAGCTTGCCGTCCGATTTTGCTCAGTTAATCTACGAACTCCCTATCGTTTTGATAATCGTGACCCGTTGAATGTCTATGCTGTTTATGCGACAGAAATCGATTGTCCCGAAGGCGAAACTCCTTTATCTTGGATGCTTCTGACTACAGAAGTTGTTGAGACTATTGAGATGGCTGTCACTATTCTTCGTTGGTACACCTACCGATGGCGGGTTGAAGAATTTCATAAAGTCCTTAAGTCTGGTTGTCAGAGTGAGCGTTATCGACTTGCCTCTGATGGAATGAAAACTCTTTTGGGTTTTTTAAGTGTCATTGCTGTTGAACTTTTACACGTTACTTATCTTCATCGTACCCAGCCCGATGCTCTCGCGATTGAAATTCTTAATCCTCTTCAACTTCAGGTGTTAAAAGCAGCCGCCTCTCAAAAACTTCCCCCTATTTTGACTGTTGCTTGGGCTGTCGAGTCTGTTGCTTTTCTTGGTGGTTATCTTGAACATCGTCGTAAAACTCCTCTCGGTATCCAAGTCCTTTGGCGCGGTTGGTTGAAGTTGCATGACCTTTGCCAAGGCTGGCAGCTTGCAATCCGCACTTAA
- a CDS encoding ATP-binding protein — protein MHLQRVQVPDFRVLKDIDISFEKEFSPRIFPLGSLNGGGKSTLLQLIFILLHCSADPQKYHFIRNLLEDFTIPKGTDQRTLAKFEIANRGGIIGLEYLVFLGSSFSALYSTIENKTFLISESIGKEQSFASKPKYILDYNNYILAYRIIQAYLTTVNEAQDQSTNIDFDKSDIFLDNLSKKVFLASPSTQIFLFLSKKYRKSRFKSNKTLENQEESSKKQDRGWEWDDAKNQLTNFFPYDFVSVDILIQSFKQARDKDFEEAIETGGHYGKHYQNLLNDFNKFLKDKQINLDKDLSGVNFKAERNGETIELYPEDLSHGELKRLSLYVWLKYSNIENAIILFDEIEIALHPDWQYQIIRDLEEWGPTNQYILATHSYELCQALTPAHVKEIEPKLLNNVNHS, from the coding sequence ATGCACTTACAACGGGTTCAAGTTCCCGATTTTCGGGTTTTAAAGGATATTGATATTAGCTTTGAGAAGGAGTTTTCTCCTCGTATTTTTCCCCTGGGTAGTTTGAATGGTGGGGGAAAAAGCACCTTATTGCAATTAATTTTTATCTTGTTGCATTGCTCAGCTGATCCTCAGAAGTACCACTTTATCCGAAATTTATTAGAAGATTTCACAATTCCTAAAGGCACTGATCAAAGAACGTTGGCTAAGTTTGAGATTGCGAATAGAGGGGGGATTATTGGACTCGAATATTTGGTATTTTTAGGAAGTTCTTTTTCTGCTTTATATAGCACCATTGAAAACAAGACCTTTTTGATCTCTGAATCAATAGGGAAAGAACAAAGTTTTGCAAGTAAGCCTAAATATATTCTTGACTATAACAACTATATTCTTGCTTATAGAATTATACAGGCTTATCTTACAACAGTTAATGAAGCCCAAGATCAATCTACAAATATAGATTTTGATAAAAGTGATATATTTCTAGATAATTTATCCAAAAAAGTATTTTTAGCTTCACCTTCCACTCAGATTTTTCTTTTTCTTTCTAAAAAATATCGTAAATCACGATTTAAAAGCAATAAAACGTTAGAAAATCAGGAAGAATCTTCAAAAAAACAGGATAGGGGGTGGGAATGGGACGATGCGAAAAATCAACTAACCAATTTTTTCCCCTATGACTTTGTTTCGGTAGATATTCTTATTCAATCCTTTAAACAAGCAAGAGATAAAGATTTTGAGGAAGCAATCGAAACAGGAGGTCACTATGGTAAACATTATCAAAACTTACTCAATGATTTTAATAAATTTTTAAAAGATAAACAAATCAATCTAGACAAAGATTTATCAGGAGTTAATTTTAAAGCAGAAAGGAATGGTGAAACCATAGAACTTTATCCCGAAGATTTGAGTCATGGCGAACTCAAAAGACTCAGTTTATATGTTTGGCTCAAATATAGTAATATTGAAAATGCAATTATTCTGTTTGATGAAATTGAAATTGCACTTCATCCTGACTGGCAATATCAAATTATTCGAGACTTGGAAGAATGGGGGCCAACTAATCAATATATTTTAGCGACCCATTCCTACGAACTTTGCCAAGCTTTAACCCCTGCTCATGTTAAAGAAATTGAACCCAAACTTTTGAATAACGTTAATCATTCGTAA
- a CDS encoding ABC transporter substrate-binding protein, translated as MDNRQFLINASLLVNETQRNDIFSLLNDDNASEITIIVLETLLEEILGDNQQEFSKIKALLEKQERVTIKDYHGVQGNGIVISHINQIREILSYHTHPDQFHLLVYFALAQNIPDIITDDPNLILRTKSDNFLKISLPLPGGEEKTYRLKILSLDEFKNSLNSNPCQKSMPVESSSSQTPPVTPPNVSGSIWKNWENKINILLLIMILLKIGIIVFAIIKVMNIAQAKPQFFVGDDMSRGEEFLSPPKISEEKCKFQRTFDTESELNTKTQKDQLDNLKKAEEDFGSKKYLNATQKLESVIEILRKNKKENPMDMKLKKATEEYFQKEKYADSEREFESVIMKNKENRPNLRIGNDPELQIYQENAKARRSKNFLSIAVVVPLHKKNIDGSTDYTSTYCNRGRPILFGVAMAQKKINITGILIKGQKYHLEVVIANDRNDKGYKSKEIARKIVQDKSILGVIGHNSSSATKAALDEYRGNIVVVTSTSTASDLEKEMTGMFYRTVTSNQKLSERLADYLADKNIKNVAVVYEKGDVSSEDYLKSLKDYSDKKEKGIKLIREIEFKQSKNRSPTDIIKENVNFSVGAILHFTQTEDAQKFSLKLIEENAKQAKLPMLGGDSLYECDKLSKYSSGLILSVPWFNGANEASKRFNKDVSELAGGDVNWRTATSYDATIAFNKAFSKYDTDIITSITRDSLGGKMQHVQLSEDETSGAAFKLSDKDTMPSPQLVEVVPKKIVQKNDNKICDNYEFEKFDD; from the coding sequence ATGGATAACCGACAATTTTTAATCAATGCTTCCTTGCTAGTTAATGAAACACAACGCAACGATATTTTTTCCTTGTTAAATGATGACAATGCTTCTGAAATAACAATAATAGTTCTAGAAACATTACTAGAAGAAATTCTGGGTGATAACCAACAAGAGTTTAGTAAAATAAAAGCTTTGCTAGAAAAACAAGAAAGGGTTACTATTAAAGATTATCATGGTGTACAAGGCAATGGTATCGTAATTTCTCATATAAATCAGATTAGAGAAATATTAAGCTATCACACACATCCTGATCAGTTTCATCTATTAGTCTATTTTGCATTGGCACAAAACATTCCAGATATTATTACAGACGATCCAAATTTAATTTTGCGAACAAAAAGCGATAATTTTCTAAAAATTTCTCTGCCACTACCTGGCGGAGAAGAAAAAACTTACAGGCTTAAAATTCTTTCGTTAGATGAATTTAAAAACTCTTTAAACTCTAATCCATGTCAAAAATCAATGCCTGTCGAATCTAGTTCTTCACAAACACCTCCAGTTACACCTCCTAATGTTTCAGGCAGTATTTGGAAAAATTGGGAAAATAAGATAAACATACTTTTATTAATAATGATTTTATTGAAAATTGGCATCATTGTTTTTGCGATTATTAAGGTAATGAATATAGCTCAAGCCAAGCCTCAATTTTTTGTGGGCGATGATATGAGTCGTGGTGAAGAATTTTTGTCACCACCGAAAATTTCAGAGGAAAAATGTAAATTTCAACGGACATTTGATACAGAGAGCGAATTGAATACAAAGACTCAAAAAGATCAATTGGATAACCTCAAAAAAGCAGAGGAGGATTTCGGTAGCAAAAAGTACTTAAATGCTACACAAAAACTTGAATCAGTAATAGAAATACTAAGAAAAAATAAAAAAGAGAATCCTATGGATATGAAGCTCAAAAAAGCAACTGAGGAGTATTTTCAAAAGGAAAAGTATGCTGATTCTGAACGAGAATTTGAGTCAGTGATAATGAAAAACAAGGAGAATCGTCCTAACTTACGTATTGGTAATGATCCTGAGCTACAGATTTATCAAGAAAATGCTAAGGCTCGCAGGAGCAAAAATTTTCTTTCTATTGCGGTTGTCGTTCCCCTTCATAAAAAAAACATTGATGGTTCTACTGATTATACCAGTACCTACTGCAATCGTGGACGGCCTATTCTTTTTGGTGTGGCAATGGCACAGAAAAAGATTAATATAACAGGAATTTTAATCAAGGGTCAGAAATACCATCTTGAAGTTGTCATTGCCAATGATAGAAATGATAAAGGCTACAAATCAAAAGAGATTGCACGGAAAATAGTTCAAGATAAAAGTATCTTGGGGGTGATTGGCCATAATTCAAGTTCTGCAACTAAAGCCGCTCTTGATGAATACAGGGGAAACATTGTTGTTGTTACATCAACCAGTACCGCTTCTGATTTGGAAAAAGAGATGACAGGGATGTTTTATCGAACAGTAACATCTAATCAGAAGTTGTCAGAGCGGCTTGCGGATTACTTGGCAGACAAAAATATTAAAAATGTAGCGGTTGTCTATGAAAAAGGAGATGTTTCCAGCGAAGATTATCTAAAATCTTTAAAGGATTATTCTGATAAAAAAGAAAAGGGTATTAAGTTAATAAGAGAAATTGAATTTAAACAATCAAAAAATCGCTCTCCAACTGACATTATTAAGGAGAATGTAAACTTTAGTGTAGGAGCAATTTTACATTTTACTCAAACTGAAGATGCACAAAAATTTTCGTTAAAACTTATCGAAGAAAACGCAAAACAAGCTAAACTGCCAATGCTAGGTGGTGATTCTTTATATGAATGTGATAAATTGAGTAAATATTCTTCTGGCTTAATATTGAGTGTTCCCTGGTTCAATGGCGCAAATGAAGCATCGAAACGTTTTAATAAAGATGTTAGTGAACTTGCTGGCGGAGATGTGAATTGGAGAACAGCGACTAGCTATGATGCAACTATTGCTTTTAATAAAGCTTTCTCCAAATACGACACCGATATTATAACAAGTATAACAAGGGACAGTTTGGGTGGTAAAATGCAACACGTTCAACTGTCGGAAGATGAAACATCGGGTGCAGCTTTCAAATTGTCTGATAAAGATACAATGCCCAGTCCTCAGCTTGTGGAAGTTGTTCCAAAGAAGATTGTTCAGAAGAATGACAACAAAATTTGTGACAATTATGAATTTGAAAAATTTGATGATTAG
- the dcd gene encoding dCTP deaminase, with translation MKDMMEHPEVDMLRQIALTAIAPELEKIGIVVQQNIPDSIKDVCNQIQNDLEYQANNVQDIQDLTVLRQYLYTVSFFISLLLKASPERSSWWAESLIYECYSLCKISEREIIIVHSQDTNLEDFSVYPNATFTFGLNYSSQHNTPVKPLDIFFIPAEVKFDISCMALIGHEVGHIYWQIHQNVLDEKVKEAFQKIPLPQDRGEQWELQHKPQQVALRIEEYLCDQVGRYLLGPAFDFALLKLFLFLPSSGSSRTHPPQENRILRSKDIIKCYVDSPSNNCYQLMNKMSQLIDAIYDKLHDFKSELKSSRYDEIAEKVAKEIYQASNLIIEKRLSPEKFEQIWRMVKPELDGFRPPFETVTINKPEYINPTDAIIAATLYYHGEAYLTSNVFYLNSSKPESEKRRILFEKLSEHLRYAISLHRFVKFAQHQEEDFETLKQSNSLWNWRGGKQDTDKLIVTPTIDPNNQYGQSTVDLRLGCSFLVNVPSRYTHIDPASKDNHLSAYYQEIHIPVGQEFILHPHQFVLATILEYICLPNDHYALVLGRSTWGRLGLNIATATTVQSGYKGCLTLELRNLGESPLPLTVGTRIAQLCLISVASPAQQGYVGKYIGPIKAEIPKIYSDPDWVIIKHFVNG, from the coding sequence ATGAAAGATATGATGGAGCATCCTGAAGTGGATATGCTGAGGCAAATTGCTCTAACGGCCATTGCCCCTGAGTTAGAAAAAATTGGAATCGTTGTCCAACAAAATATCCCCGATAGCATTAAAGACGTCTGTAATCAAATTCAAAACGATTTAGAGTATCAGGCAAATAATGTTCAGGATATACAAGACCTGACTGTGTTGAGACAATATCTATACACAGTCTCTTTTTTTATCAGCTTACTTCTTAAAGCGAGTCCTGAACGTTCTTCATGGTGGGCAGAGTCCCTGATTTATGAGTGTTATAGCCTATGCAAAATAAGTGAGAGAGAGATAATTATTGTACATTCCCAAGATACTAACTTGGAAGATTTTAGTGTTTATCCCAACGCTACTTTTACTTTTGGACTAAACTATTCCTCTCAACATAATACACCAGTTAAACCATTAGATATTTTTTTTATTCCCGCAGAAGTAAAGTTTGATATTTCTTGTATGGCATTGATTGGCCATGAAGTTGGCCATATCTACTGGCAAATACATCAAAACGTACTTGATGAAAAAGTTAAGGAAGCATTTCAAAAAATTCCCCTACCTCAAGATAGAGGGGAACAGTGGGAGTTACAGCACAAACCACAACAAGTAGCACTACGCATTGAGGAGTATCTTTGTGACCAAGTAGGACGCTACTTACTTGGCCCTGCTTTTGATTTTGCGCTACTAAAACTTTTTCTATTTTTACCGAGCAGTGGTAGTAGTCGTACCCATCCCCCTCAAGAAAATCGTATTCTCCGTTCTAAGGATATTATTAAATGTTATGTGGATTCTCCGAGCAATAACTGCTATCAATTAATGAATAAGATGTCTCAATTAATTGACGCTATCTACGATAAATTGCATGATTTTAAATCAGAACTTAAGTCAAGTCGCTATGATGAGATCGCAGAAAAAGTAGCCAAAGAAATTTATCAAGCCAGTAATTTAATTATTGAAAAGCGGCTTTCTCCTGAGAAGTTTGAACAAATTTGGAGAATGGTTAAGCCAGAATTGGATGGTTTCAGACCTCCTTTTGAAACAGTCACAATTAATAAACCCGAATACATAAACCCAACTGACGCGATTATTGCTGCAACGCTTTACTATCATGGCGAAGCTTATCTAACTAGCAATGTTTTTTATCTTAATAGTTCAAAACCAGAGTCAGAAAAACGTCGTATATTGTTTGAAAAACTCAGTGAACACCTCAGATACGCTATCAGTCTCCATCGTTTTGTTAAGTTTGCTCAACATCAAGAGGAAGATTTTGAGACACTGAAGCAAAGCAATAGCTTATGGAATTGGCGTGGAGGGAAACAAGATACAGATAAATTGATTGTGACACCCACCATAGATCCTAATAACCAATATGGACAGAGCACGGTAGATTTGCGACTAGGCTGTTCATTTCTAGTCAATGTGCCTTCTCGCTATACTCATATTGATCCTGCTTCTAAGGATAATCACCTATCAGCTTACTATCAAGAAATTCATATCCCTGTAGGGCAGGAATTTATCTTACATCCTCACCAATTTGTGCTTGCAACAATTCTGGAATATATCTGCTTACCAAACGATCATTATGCTTTGGTTTTGGGAAGATCTACTTGGGGGAGATTAGGATTAAATATTGCCACCGCAACCACCGTTCAATCAGGTTACAAAGGGTGTTTGACGTTAGAATTAAGGAATCTTGGTGAAAGTCCTCTACCATTAACTGTTGGTACTAGAATCGCTCAATTATGCTTAATTTCTGTTGCTTCCCCTGCTCAACAAGGCTATGTAGGCAAATATATTGGCCCTATTAAAGCAGAAATTCCTAAAATCTATTCTGATCCTGATTGGGTAATTATTAAACACTTTGTGAATGGCTAA